A window of the Helianthus annuus cultivar XRQ/B chromosome 4, HanXRQr2.0-SUNRISE, whole genome shotgun sequence genome harbors these coding sequences:
- the LOC110937411 gene encoding mitochondrial Rho GTPase 2 isoform X1, translating to MSGDSSARTAVFRHRNTVRVVVVGDSATGKSSLIAAAATDTFPETVSPVLPPTVLPAEYYPDGIPVTIIDTPSSLDGKAKVEEELQLADAVVLTYACDQPETLVNLQNYWLPEIRRLKVNIPVIVVGCMLDLRDEHFPINLEQMMGPIMQQFKEIETCIECSAANLVEVAEVFYYAQKAVLHPTAPLFDQESQTLKPRCIRALKRIFILSDHDKDSALNDNELNQFQVKCFSAPLQPNETEDVKRVVKDNLPQGINHLGLTLDGFLYLHSLFIAKGRLETTWTVLREFGYNDDLELRKENLPVPSEKAPDQSVELTSIAVDFLKGVFSLNDSNKDGALQDFEVDELFSTAPESPWDEDPYKDSVERTEQGDVNLSGFLSQWALMTLLDPPQSLAYLIYLGYTGDLAKAIRVTRKRSVDFRKQYTDRQVFQCFVFGPKHAGKSALLTSFVERPFQDNYSLTSGQSYTVNTVDQPRGIKKTLILHEVQECDVKILLSSNDSLAACDVAVFVYDSSDEFSLKRASKLLMEVARKGEDSGYGVPCLLIAAKNDLNLYPMAIKDSEMICQAVKINAPIRISVKDKYMNNVFQKIVTTAQQCHLSVPETEHGRNKKRYRQLVNRSLILASVGAAIAIVALAAYRAYACRKTKSAR from the exons ATGTCAGGTGATTCATCGGCGAGGACGGCCGTATTCCGTCACCGGAATACCGTCCGCGTAGTAGTCGTCGGTGATTCCGCCACCGGTAAATCAAGCCTCATCGCCGCAGCTGCCACCGATACTTTTCCGGAAACCGTTTCACCGGTTCTTCCTCCAACTGTTCTTCCGGCAGAATATTATCCTGATGGCATTCCTGTCACAATCATTGATACTCCGTCTAG CTTGGATGGTAAAGCTAAGGTAGAGGAAGAATTGCAGCTTGCAGATGCAGTGGTTTTAACCTACGCCTGTGATCAACCTGAAACACTTGTTAACCTTCAGAATTATTGGCTTCCTGAAATTAGGCGCCTAAAG GTTAATATACCAGTGATTGTGGTTGGATGCATGTTAGATTTGCGTGATGAGCACTTCCCCATAAATTTAGAACAGATGATGGGTCCAATAATGCAACAGTTTAAGGAGATTGAGACGTGCATAGAGTGTTCTGCAGCTAATCTAGTCGAG GTAGCTGAGGTATTTTATTATGCTCAAAAAGCCGTGCTTCATCCAACAGCACCCTTGTTTGATCAAGAGTCTCAAACTTTGAAGCCTCGCTGCATAAGAGCATTGAAAAGGATATTTATTCTTTCTGATCATGATAAGGATTCTGCCCTTAATGATAACGAGTTGAATCAGTTTCAG GTGAAGTGTTTCAGTGCTCCTCTTCAACCTAATGAAACAGAGGATGTTAAAAGAGTGGTGAAAGATAATTTACCTCAAGGGATCAATCATCTTGGGCTTACTCTAGATGGGTTTCTATATCTTCATTCTTTATTTATTGCAAAAGGACGCCTTGAGACTACATGGACCGTCTTACGTGAATTTGGTTACAATGATGACCTGGAACTCCGGAAAGAGAATCTACCCGTTCCATCTGAAAAGGCTCCTGATCAG AGTGTTGAATTGACAAGTATAGCTGTGGACTTCCTGAAAGGGGTTTTCAGTTTAAATGATTCTAACAAG GATGGAGCTCTACAAGATTTTGAGGTTGATGAGCTGTTTTCAACTGCACCAGAAAG TCCTTGGGATGAAGATCCTTACAAGGATTCCGTAGAGAGAACTGAACAGGGGGACGTAAACCTTTCTGGGTTTCTCTCTCAG TGGGCGCTAATGACATTACTTGACCCACCTCAAAGTTTGGCTTATTTAATATACCTTGGATATACCGGTGATCTTGCTAAAGCCATTCGTGTTACGAGAAAAAGATCCGTAGATTTTAGAAAACAATATACGGACAGAcaggtttttcaatgttttgtttttggACCCAAACACGCAGGAAAATCTGCACTTTTGACTTCATTTGTTGAAAG GCCTTTCCAAGACAACTATAGTTTGACAAGCGGTCAAAGTTATACAGTCAATACTGTTGACCAACCTCGG GGGATTAAAAAGACTCTTATATTGCATGAAGTTCAAGAATGTGATGTTAAGATATTACTATCCAGTAATGACTCATTAGCTGCTTGTGATGTAGCAGTTTTTGTTTATGACAG TTCTGATGAATTTTCATTAAAAAGAGCATCAAAATTGCTAATGGAAGTAGCTCGGAAAGGAGAAGATAGTGGTTACGGTGTGCCTTGTCTTCTCATTGCTGCTAAGAATGACTTGAACTTGTATCCAATGGCAATCAAAGATTCCGAGATG ATTTGTCAGGCTGTGAAAATAAACGCACCAATACGTATCAGTGTGAAAGACAAATACATGAATAACGTCTTCCAGAAAATTGTTACTACAGCTCAGCAGTGTCACTTAAGTGTTCCGGAAACTGAACATGGGAGAAATAAGAAGCGTTACAGACAGCTTGTGAACCGTTCTCTCATTCTTGCTTCCG TAGGAGCTGCGATTGCTATAGTTGCATTGGCGGCATACCGAGCCTATGCTTGTAGGAAGACTAAATCCGCTCGTTAG
- the LOC110937411 gene encoding mitochondrial Rho GTPase 2 isoform X2 yields MLDLRDEHFPINLEQMMGPIMQQFKEIETCIECSAANLVEVAEVFYYAQKAVLHPTAPLFDQESQTLKPRCIRALKRIFILSDHDKDSALNDNELNQFQVKCFSAPLQPNETEDVKRVVKDNLPQGINHLGLTLDGFLYLHSLFIAKGRLETTWTVLREFGYNDDLELRKENLPVPSEKAPDQSVELTSIAVDFLKGVFSLNDSNKDGALQDFEVDELFSTAPESPWDEDPYKDSVERTEQGDVNLSGFLSQWALMTLLDPPQSLAYLIYLGYTGDLAKAIRVTRKRSVDFRKQYTDRQVFQCFVFGPKHAGKSALLTSFVERPFQDNYSLTSGQSYTVNTVDQPRGIKKTLILHEVQECDVKILLSSNDSLAACDVAVFVYDSSDEFSLKRASKLLMEVARKGEDSGYGVPCLLIAAKNDLNLYPMAIKDSEMICQAVKINAPIRISVKDKYMNNVFQKIVTTAQQCHLSVPETEHGRNKKRYRQLVNRSLILASVGAAIAIVALAAYRAYACRKTKSAR; encoded by the exons ATGTTAGATTTGCGTGATGAGCACTTCCCCATAAATTTAGAACAGATGATGGGTCCAATAATGCAACAGTTTAAGGAGATTGAGACGTGCATAGAGTGTTCTGCAGCTAATCTAGTCGAG GTAGCTGAGGTATTTTATTATGCTCAAAAAGCCGTGCTTCATCCAACAGCACCCTTGTTTGATCAAGAGTCTCAAACTTTGAAGCCTCGCTGCATAAGAGCATTGAAAAGGATATTTATTCTTTCTGATCATGATAAGGATTCTGCCCTTAATGATAACGAGTTGAATCAGTTTCAG GTGAAGTGTTTCAGTGCTCCTCTTCAACCTAATGAAACAGAGGATGTTAAAAGAGTGGTGAAAGATAATTTACCTCAAGGGATCAATCATCTTGGGCTTACTCTAGATGGGTTTCTATATCTTCATTCTTTATTTATTGCAAAAGGACGCCTTGAGACTACATGGACCGTCTTACGTGAATTTGGTTACAATGATGACCTGGAACTCCGGAAAGAGAATCTACCCGTTCCATCTGAAAAGGCTCCTGATCAG AGTGTTGAATTGACAAGTATAGCTGTGGACTTCCTGAAAGGGGTTTTCAGTTTAAATGATTCTAACAAG GATGGAGCTCTACAAGATTTTGAGGTTGATGAGCTGTTTTCAACTGCACCAGAAAG TCCTTGGGATGAAGATCCTTACAAGGATTCCGTAGAGAGAACTGAACAGGGGGACGTAAACCTTTCTGGGTTTCTCTCTCAG TGGGCGCTAATGACATTACTTGACCCACCTCAAAGTTTGGCTTATTTAATATACCTTGGATATACCGGTGATCTTGCTAAAGCCATTCGTGTTACGAGAAAAAGATCCGTAGATTTTAGAAAACAATATACGGACAGAcaggtttttcaatgttttgtttttggACCCAAACACGCAGGAAAATCTGCACTTTTGACTTCATTTGTTGAAAG GCCTTTCCAAGACAACTATAGTTTGACAAGCGGTCAAAGTTATACAGTCAATACTGTTGACCAACCTCGG GGGATTAAAAAGACTCTTATATTGCATGAAGTTCAAGAATGTGATGTTAAGATATTACTATCCAGTAATGACTCATTAGCTGCTTGTGATGTAGCAGTTTTTGTTTATGACAG TTCTGATGAATTTTCATTAAAAAGAGCATCAAAATTGCTAATGGAAGTAGCTCGGAAAGGAGAAGATAGTGGTTACGGTGTGCCTTGTCTTCTCATTGCTGCTAAGAATGACTTGAACTTGTATCCAATGGCAATCAAAGATTCCGAGATG ATTTGTCAGGCTGTGAAAATAAACGCACCAATACGTATCAGTGTGAAAGACAAATACATGAATAACGTCTTCCAGAAAATTGTTACTACAGCTCAGCAGTGTCACTTAAGTGTTCCGGAAACTGAACATGGGAGAAATAAGAAGCGTTACAGACAGCTTGTGAACCGTTCTCTCATTCTTGCTTCCG TAGGAGCTGCGATTGCTATAGTTGCATTGGCGGCATACCGAGCCTATGCTTGTAGGAAGACTAAATCCGCTCGTTAG